The following coding sequences lie in one Apium graveolens cultivar Ventura chromosome 1, ASM990537v1, whole genome shotgun sequence genomic window:
- the LOC141673541 gene encoding uncharacterized protein LOC141673541 produces MAVLLVGLVFLLSMAAQSNGATYCVCKDGLSDSVWQKDIDYACGAGADCSAISQGGSCFNPNTVKDHCNYAVNSFFQKKGQAPGTCDFSGTATPTATPPTLATTGCVFPSSGSGGTPTTPGTGTPGTGVPGTGTPGTGTPGTGAPGTGTPGTGAPGTGTPGTGPPGTGTPGTGTPGTGTPGTGTPGTGTPGTGTPGTGTPGTGTPGTGTPGTGTPGTGTPGTGTPGFGNPGTGTPSTTVPGSSPFPGLAPTGVTNPDGSGTANLHQCAHLFYSLTSTFLFSVLFCFKL; encoded by the exons ATGGCTGTTCTTCTAGTTGGCCTAGTGTTCTTGCTTTCAATGGCTGCTCAGTCCA ATGGAGCTACATATTGTGTATGCAAAGATGGGTTGAGTGACTCCGTGTGGCAGAAAGATATAGATTATGCTTGTGGAGCTGGAGCTGATTGTTCAGCAATTAGTCAAGGTGGTTCTTGTTTCAATCCCAATACAGTGAAAGATCACTGTAATTATGCTGTTAATAGTTTTTTTCAGAAGAAAGGTCAAGCTCCTGGAACCTGTGATTTCTCAGGCACTGCAACTCCTACTGCTACTCCACCAA CTCTTGCTACTACTGGATGTGTTTTTCCTTCAAGTGGCAG TGGAGGAACCCCGACCACACCTGGCACCGGCACACCAGGCACAGGTGTTCCCGGCACTGGCACACCAGGCACAGGCACGCCCGGGACTGGAGCGCCAGGCACAGGCACGCCCGGGACAGGAGCGCCAGGCACAGGCACGCCCGGCACTGGCCCGCCAGGCACAGGCACGCCAGGCACAGGCACGCCCGGCACTGGCACCCCCGGCACTGGCACGCCAGGCACAGGCACCCCCGGGACAGGAACGCCAGGCACGGGCACCCCCGGGACAGGAACACCAGGCACGGGCACCCCCGGGACAGGAACACCTGGAACAGGCACTCCTGGTACGGGCACACCTGGATTTGGGAACCCAGGCACAGGAACACCCTCAACAACAGTGCCAGGAAGTAGCCCATTCCCGGGTCTTGCTCCAACAGGAGTCACCAATCCTGACGGCAGTGGTACTGCAAACCTTCACCAATGCGCACACTTGTTTTACTCTT